A single Pseudobdellovibrionaceae bacterium DNA region contains:
- a CDS encoding TolC family protein, translated as MKHLFIVLALVLGVTTGATAQESRTLDQVLQLAFANSAELAAAERSVAAQEALIASQYSLEDPMVGVSSLDRGNVTKYGVISQRLRFPVKYYLQGKAQRSRASSSSSMWAMKKYSLRKQVVSLYFSIFSTQKIIQLTKANMDAVREFARVAEKKYAAGRTSQSDSMKAHFEQTRLELDLLRLQQKENSLQQQLKAVVGDPAMGSLDLANLELAPPVFQLSRMAEGGDSSSHSTSPELQVQAARLEAAKWKSQLAAWEFAPDIQLQYQTRIEGNPQDSEIYSISLSVPLFFWKKSAEASAASAEKAAEEYRLTDATNRVVTRSKDLQGQVQLGEKTLKIYQTSLIPQAQGAYNSSRASYRANKTSFLDLLDSERSLYQVKTDYYRSLEQFVASLADLEATLGKSLSNLGDVK; from the coding sequence CTCGGAGTGACTACTGGGGCCACCGCTCAGGAGTCCCGAACCTTGGATCAAGTTCTGCAATTGGCATTTGCCAATTCAGCAGAACTGGCCGCTGCAGAGAGATCCGTCGCTGCTCAAGAGGCATTGATCGCTTCTCAGTACAGCCTGGAAGATCCGATGGTAGGCGTCTCCAGTCTGGATCGTGGGAATGTAACCAAGTATGGTGTGATCTCTCAGCGGTTACGTTTCCCGGTGAAATACTATCTTCAAGGCAAGGCACAAAGAAGTCGTGCGAGTAGCTCCAGTTCAATGTGGGCGATGAAGAAGTACAGCCTTCGCAAACAAGTAGTGAGTTTGTATTTTTCCATCTTCAGCACGCAAAAGATCATTCAACTGACCAAGGCCAACATGGATGCGGTCCGCGAGTTTGCCCGGGTGGCGGAAAAAAAGTATGCAGCAGGCAGGACATCACAAAGTGACTCAATGAAAGCCCATTTTGAACAGACCCGACTAGAGCTTGATCTTTTGAGATTGCAGCAAAAGGAAAATTCCCTCCAGCAACAGCTGAAAGCTGTTGTTGGTGATCCGGCAATGGGCAGTCTGGATTTGGCAAATTTGGAATTAGCCCCTCCGGTTTTTCAACTCAGCAGGATGGCCGAAGGCGGTGACAGTTCCTCCCACTCCACCTCGCCCGAGTTGCAGGTTCAGGCGGCTCGCCTGGAGGCCGCCAAATGGAAAAGCCAATTGGCGGCTTGGGAATTTGCCCCGGATATTCAGCTTCAGTACCAAACCCGTATCGAGGGTAATCCTCAGGATTCGGAGATCTACTCGATAAGCTTAAGTGTGCCTCTGTTCTTTTGGAAAAAGTCCGCCGAAGCCTCCGCTGCCTCAGCGGAAAAGGCGGCGGAAGAATATAGACTGACAGATGCCACCAATAGGGTCGTCACACGCAGTAAAGATCTACAAGGGCAAGTTCAGCTTGGAGAAAAGACGCTGAAAATCTATCAAACCAGCCTCATTCCCCAGGCCCAAGGGGCATACAATTCATCGCGGGCCTCCTACCGGGCCAACAAGACTTCGTTTTTGGATTTGCTGGACTCTGAGCGATCGCTTTATCAGGTGAAGACGGACTATTACCGGTCTTTGGAGCAATTCGTAGCCAGCCTGGCTGATCTAGAGGCGACCCTTGGCAAAAGCCTTTCTAATTTAGGAGATGTAAAATGA
- a CDS encoding efflux RND transporter periplasmic adaptor subunit has translation MIKFIKRHSSGIFLVMVMVAAISLFGCTKGAHDGHSDKQNSEGDQKKAATYVCPMHPQITSDKPGTCPICGMDLVPVETDEGSGDHSGHQQNSPAKKVDEDGWEDVGGDGDSEASTPIEPAGHTHFKLSLDKEQKIGVKTDVVKTRSLFKSIRAPGRIAFDPELYTAQSEYLEAIRQWARVKDSPIEEVKRSTREMINSAKIRLQVLGLSAGQIQELGRKGSQSEGLLLTGKGQENWIYADVFEVDLPHIKKDLSVEVTANFLQGKKLYGKVVSVDEVINANTRTAKVRIKLNESHESIRPESYVNVSIMAPLGKHLTVPVDALMDTGRETYVFISKGEGRFEPRAVAPIRETEDYIALASGVKEGESVVVGGNFMLDSESRLKAVIKGMASGQTHNH, from the coding sequence ATGATAAAGTTCATCAAACGCCACAGCAGTGGGATATTTCTGGTAATGGTTATGGTTGCCGCCATCTCTCTATTTGGTTGCACCAAAGGAGCTCACGACGGTCACTCCGATAAGCAGAATTCCGAAGGGGACCAGAAAAAGGCAGCCACTTATGTTTGTCCTATGCACCCTCAGATCACTTCAGACAAGCCGGGTACCTGTCCCATTTGTGGTATGGATTTGGTACCGGTTGAGACAGACGAGGGATCAGGTGACCACAGCGGGCACCAACAGAATTCCCCTGCAAAGAAGGTGGATGAAGATGGATGGGAAGATGTTGGCGGGGACGGAGACTCCGAGGCCTCAACGCCAATTGAACCCGCGGGACACACCCACTTCAAACTCAGTTTGGATAAGGAACAAAAAATTGGCGTCAAAACAGACGTGGTCAAAACGAGAAGCCTGTTTAAGTCCATTCGTGCTCCTGGCCGCATTGCCTTTGATCCGGAACTCTACACAGCCCAGAGTGAATACCTTGAGGCAATACGTCAGTGGGCGCGGGTGAAGGACTCCCCCATTGAGGAGGTCAAGAGAAGCACCCGGGAAATGATCAACTCCGCCAAGATTCGTCTCCAGGTACTGGGTTTGTCCGCCGGACAGATTCAGGAACTAGGTCGCAAAGGGAGCCAGTCGGAAGGCCTACTGCTGACGGGCAAAGGGCAGGAAAACTGGATCTACGCCGACGTCTTTGAGGTAGACCTACCTCACATCAAAAAGGATCTCTCCGTAGAAGTGACGGCCAACTTTCTTCAGGGCAAAAAACTCTATGGCAAGGTGGTTTCTGTTGATGAGGTGATCAACGCCAACACCAGAACCGCAAAGGTCAGAATAAAACTCAATGAATCCCACGAGAGCATTCGCCCTGAGTCCTATGTGAATGTCTCAATCATGGCGCCTCTTGGTAAGCACCTCACAGTTCCAGTAGATGCTTTGATGGACACCGGTCGTGAGACCTATGTTTTTATCAGCAAAGGGGAGGGGCGATTTGAACCCAGGGCTGTGGCTCCGATTCGGGAAACCGAGGACTACATTGCCCTGGCCAGTGGAGTGAAAGAGGGAGAGTCTGTCGTCGTGGGCGGCAACTTTATGCTCGACTCCGAATCCCGATTGAAGGCCGTCATTAAGGGAATGGCGTCTGGACAAACTCACAACCACTGA
- a CDS encoding efflux RND transporter permease subunit, whose amino-acid sequence MLIKIIDFCSRNRGLTLMLVACAFVAGWISMKEIPIDAIPDLSDSQVIVYSTWNVSPDIIEDQVTYPIVTSLLGVPKVKDIRGLSTFGASYVYVIFEDGTDIYWARSRVLEYLSKITPQLPKSVQTELGPDATGVGWVYQYALKDISGKHSLADLRSFQDWFLRYQIQSVPGVSEVASFGGFEMQYQVQINPESLRAYNIPLSHVSKAINEGNRETGARVIEFSGTEYMVRAKGYARSKQDIENIVIGVNQQGVPIYVKNVSRVVKGPEMRRGVADLDGLGDVVGGIVVMRFGENANRVIEDVKKKIASLSGSLPEGVKIIETYDRSELIRKTVATLTHELAIEMIVVALVIILFLLHLPSAMVPIVTLPTAVVVSFIFMNLMNVSANIMSLGGIAIAIGAMVDAAIVVVENCHKKMEEWRLAGKNEPLVEVLIGAIKEVGPASFYSLLVIAVSFLPIFVLEAQEGRLFKPLAYTKTLAMLVASVLSITLVPALLIIFTKKREVSYGPSWFQRAFNFLAAPNERSEEDHPISKLLFHLYGPAVDWVVEKRRLVVGIAVALIALTVPAFVQLGSEFMPPLNEGTILYMPTTMPGLSVTEAQKLLQQQDKILKSFPEVLTVHGKAGRAGTATDPAPLTMMETVIVLKDQREWRKVDRWYSFLPEFLTFPFQWITPNYMSWDELVGEMNKKMQFPGLTNAWTMPIKGRIDMLTTGIRTPIGIKISGGDLKKIEEIGIKLEGIVGGLSGTRSVFAERVTGGFFFDFNFNREALARHGISIQKAQETLATALGGKNVTTTVEGRERYSVNVRYARAFRQSKEEIRRILLDSPKGYQIPLSEVATIELLNGPGMIRNDNGLLTGYVYVDLNTSDVGTYVKSAKRAVAEQLDLPTGYSLHWSGQYESIARVKEKLKMVLPITLLLIILFIYMNTKSAVKTSIVLLSIPFSAIGAIWLLYLLDYNMSIAVWVGLIALLGVDAETAIFMLLYLDLSYEKKKKAEGIRSFADLSQAIHEGAVKRIRPKMMTVLTTFMALLPIFLASSASSGADVMKRMAAPMVGGILTSFLLELLVYPAIFAIWKEKEIQLILNTKEKQ is encoded by the coding sequence ATGTTGATTAAGATTATCGATTTTTGTTCGCGCAATCGAGGGCTCACACTCATGCTGGTGGCATGTGCCTTTGTTGCTGGTTGGATCAGCATGAAAGAGATCCCGATTGATGCGATTCCAGATCTCTCCGACTCTCAAGTCATTGTGTATTCCACTTGGAACGTGAGCCCTGACATCATTGAAGACCAGGTAACTTACCCGATTGTCACGAGCTTATTGGGTGTACCCAAGGTCAAAGATATTCGCGGACTTTCGACCTTTGGCGCTTCCTATGTCTATGTGATCTTCGAGGATGGGACCGATATCTATTGGGCCAGGTCCAGAGTATTGGAGTATTTGTCTAAAATTACGCCTCAGCTACCCAAGTCTGTGCAAACGGAGCTGGGACCTGATGCCACCGGAGTGGGCTGGGTTTATCAATATGCCCTCAAGGACATCTCGGGTAAGCACTCCTTAGCCGATCTACGTTCGTTTCAAGATTGGTTTTTGCGCTATCAGATTCAGTCGGTACCTGGAGTTTCAGAGGTCGCTTCCTTTGGCGGCTTTGAAATGCAGTACCAGGTGCAGATAAATCCCGAATCCCTCCGTGCCTACAATATTCCCCTCAGCCATGTTTCAAAGGCCATTAATGAAGGCAACCGCGAGACGGGAGCCCGAGTGATCGAGTTTTCCGGGACCGAGTATATGGTGAGAGCCAAAGGTTACGCCCGCAGCAAACAAGATATTGAGAACATCGTCATTGGCGTTAATCAGCAAGGAGTTCCCATTTATGTAAAAAATGTCTCGCGGGTGGTGAAGGGGCCTGAAATGCGTCGCGGGGTGGCGGATTTGGACGGCCTCGGGGATGTGGTGGGAGGCATCGTGGTCATGCGGTTTGGCGAAAATGCTAATCGGGTGATCGAGGACGTCAAGAAAAAGATAGCCAGTCTCTCTGGGTCTCTTCCGGAAGGCGTGAAGATTATTGAAACTTATGATCGAAGTGAATTGATTCGAAAAACCGTAGCAACTCTCACTCACGAATTGGCTATCGAGATGATTGTTGTCGCCCTCGTCATTATTCTTTTCCTGCTCCATTTGCCCAGTGCAATGGTACCGATTGTGACTCTGCCAACGGCTGTTGTAGTTAGCTTCATTTTCATGAATCTCATGAACGTCTCGGCCAACATTATGTCCCTTGGGGGCATTGCCATCGCCATTGGAGCCATGGTTGATGCCGCTATCGTCGTCGTCGAAAACTGCCACAAAAAGATGGAGGAGTGGAGGTTAGCAGGAAAAAATGAGCCCCTCGTAGAGGTTTTGATTGGCGCGATTAAGGAAGTCGGTCCGGCCAGCTTTTACTCACTTCTCGTGATCGCCGTATCCTTTCTACCCATTTTTGTTCTTGAAGCTCAGGAAGGACGACTTTTTAAGCCCTTGGCCTACACCAAAACGCTCGCCATGTTGGTGGCCTCAGTGTTGTCCATTACTTTGGTACCGGCCTTGCTGATCATCTTCACCAAAAAGCGCGAGGTTTCCTATGGCCCCTCTTGGTTTCAGCGGGCCTTTAACTTTTTGGCCGCGCCAAATGAGCGATCTGAAGAGGATCATCCAATTAGCAAGTTGTTGTTTCACCTATACGGGCCAGCCGTCGACTGGGTGGTTGAGAAGCGCCGATTGGTAGTCGGAATTGCCGTCGCCTTAATTGCCCTGACGGTGCCGGCCTTCGTTCAGCTTGGATCAGAATTTATGCCGCCACTTAATGAGGGCACAATTCTCTATATGCCGACGACCATGCCCGGGCTTTCGGTTACAGAAGCACAGAAGCTCCTTCAGCAGCAGGACAAGATTCTAAAGAGTTTTCCGGAGGTCTTGACGGTACACGGAAAAGCCGGCAGGGCCGGTACCGCAACCGATCCGGCGCCACTGACAATGATGGAGACTGTGATTGTTCTCAAGGATCAGAGGGAGTGGAGAAAGGTCGATCGCTGGTATTCCTTTTTGCCTGAGTTTCTGACTTTTCCGTTCCAGTGGATCACCCCCAACTACATGAGCTGGGATGAGTTGGTTGGCGAGATGAACAAAAAAATGCAGTTCCCAGGACTGACCAACGCCTGGACCATGCCGATCAAAGGTCGCATCGATATGTTAACCACGGGGATTCGAACTCCCATTGGCATCAAGATCTCTGGAGGTGATCTCAAGAAAATTGAAGAAATCGGCATCAAGCTTGAAGGAATTGTGGGAGGCTTGAGCGGAACCCGCAGCGTTTTCGCTGAGAGGGTGACCGGGGGCTTCTTTTTTGATTTTAATTTTAACCGTGAAGCTCTGGCTCGCCATGGGATCTCCATTCAAAAAGCTCAAGAGACGTTGGCTACTGCCCTTGGGGGAAAAAACGTCACCACGACGGTGGAGGGGCGCGAGCGATACTCGGTCAATGTTCGCTATGCTCGAGCTTTCCGCCAATCGAAAGAGGAGATTCGGCGAATTTTGTTGGATTCCCCAAAGGGTTACCAGATTCCATTGTCAGAAGTGGCGACAATTGAGCTGCTGAACGGTCCTGGCATGATCCGCAATGACAATGGTTTGCTGACGGGCTATGTCTACGTGGATTTAAACACCAGTGATGTGGGTACCTATGTGAAAAGCGCGAAGCGTGCCGTCGCCGAGCAGTTGGATCTTCCCACGGGGTATTCGCTTCACTGGAGTGGCCAGTATGAGAGCATCGCCAGAGTAAAAGAGAAGCTTAAAATGGTCCTGCCAATCACTCTTCTACTCATCATTTTATTTATTTACATGAATACCAAATCAGCCGTGAAGACATCCATTGTTCTCCTCTCCATACCGTTTTCGGCCATTGGTGCCATCTGGTTGCTTTACCTCTTGGACTACAACATGAGTATTGCCGTTTGGGTTGGCCTGATTGCCTTGTTGGGAGTGGATGCGGAGACAGCCATATTTATGCTTCTCTATTTGGACTTGTCCTACGAAAAAAAGAAGAAGGCTGAGGGTATCCGTTCGTTTGCAGATTTGAGTCAGGCCATTCATGAGGGGGCGGTAAAGCGGATTCGCCCGAAAATGATGACGGTATTGACCACATTTATGGCATTGCTTCCCATTTTTCTGGCGAGTTCGGCAAGCAGCGGAGCAGATGTGATGAAGAGGATGGCGGCACCAATGGTGGGAGGAATTTTAACCTCTTTCCTCCTTGAGCTTTTGGTCTACCCAGCGATTTTTGCAATTTGGAAAGAAAAGGAAATTCAGTTAATTTTAAATACAAAGGAGAAGCAATGA